A single Anopheles funestus chromosome 2RL, idAnoFuneDA-416_04, whole genome shotgun sequence DNA region contains:
- the LOC125763476 gene encoding facilitated trehalose transporter Tret1-like: protein MTTSSWFVRLLRYRNEYLASLSATLCIFMVVCSNAWSSPALPKLLTEPNPPVSITADAGSWIVSIQAIGGIFGMVLAGLTIDRFGRKWPFIASALPVIAGWIMIALARTSVLLYIARFLFGVSYGIAYGVAPVYIGEITSDRVRGAAASLITVMAKLGILYEYSVGPYVGFETLAWLSMLGPVVFLFTFVWMPESPHYLLGKGRNEEAQRSLQWLRRNSSVDEELACTRKSIERTVSERGSMRELFLPAYRNNLIIVLILAVGIQLSGMQAILSYAQTIFSQISSDLTDAEMSIVLGVVQMVTVLFPVFLVDRVGRRPLLLWSAAGSFLGLLLGAIYFTLDAADVDVARFGWISFVGLVLFVISYAFGLATVPFAILSEIFPKNIRAYANALFGILSGAVIFAVVKLFQVALDNVGAYLPFWVFTVSTGLTFGFVFLYIPETKGRSLDEVQEIIAGWRKKRNSKVVFDGD from the exons ATGACAACTTCAAGCTGGTTTGTGCGCCTGTTGCGGTATAGAAATGAATATTTAGCCTCACTTTCGG CTACTCTGTGCATATTCATGGTCGTATGCTCGAACGCATGGTCTTCGCCGGCCCTGCCAAAGCTACTGACGGAACCAAACCCGCCGGTATCGATTACGGCTGATGCTGGTTCGTGGATCGTTTCGATTCAAGCAATTGGAGGCATCTTCGGTATGGTTCTCGCCGGACTCACCATCGACCGATTTGGTCGCAAGTGGCCATTTATCGCCAGCGCTCTTCCCGTGATTGCCGGATGGATTATGATCGCATTAGCACGAACGTCAGTATTGCTCTACATTGCCCGCTTTCTGTTCGGCGTTTCGTACGGCATTGCGTACGGTGTTGCGCCCGTCTACATAGGCGAGATCACCTCCGACCGGGTACGTGGTGCAGCTGCTTCACTCATCACGGTAATGGCCAAACTGGGTATTTTGTACGAATATTCCGTCGGTCCGTACGTGGGCTTTGAGACACTTGCCTGGCTTTCAATGCTTGGACcggttgtgtttcttttcaccttcGTGTGGATGCCGGAATCACCGCACTATCTGCTCGGTAAGGGACGCAACGAGGAAGCACAGAGAAGCCTCCAATGGTTGCGAAGAAACTCGTCCGTAGACGAAGAGCTCGCCTGTACGCGAAAATCCATCGAACGGACTGTCAGCGAGCGCGGTTCGATGAGAGAACTGTTTCTACCGGCTTATCGCAACAACCTCATCATCGTGCTGATTCTTGCCGTCGGTATACAGCTGTCCGGTATGCAGGCCATCCTCAGCTACGCACAGACCATCTTTTCGCAGATTTCCAGCGATCTCACCGATGCCGAAATGTCCATCGTGCTCGGTGTCGTACAAATGGTAACCGTGCTATTTCCGGTGTTTCTGGTCGATCGTGTTGGCCGTCgtccgctgctgctgtggtCCGCGGCCGGTAGCTTTCTCGGACTGTTGCTGGGAGCCATCTACTTTACGCTTGACGCGGCAGACGTCGATGTGGCACGCTTCGGTTGGATTTCATTCGTCGGGCTTGTGCTGTTCGTCATATCGTACGCATTCGGTCTGGCGACTGTACCGTTTGCGATTCTGAGTGaaatatttcccaaaaacattCGTGCCTACGCGAACGCACTGTTTGGGATATTGAGCGGTGCCGTCATCTTCGCCGTGGTGAAGTTGTTCCAGGTCGCGCTCGACAATGTTGGGGCGTATCTGCCGTTCTGGGTGTTTACCGTCAGCACCGGGCTGACGTTTGGGTTCGTTTTTCTGTACATTCCCGAAACCAAGGGACGCAGCTTGGATGAAGTGCAGGAGATTATTGCCGGATGGCGTAAAAAGCGTAATTCCAAAGTTGTCTTTGACGGGGATTGA